The following DNA comes from Mucisphaera calidilacus.
CAGCCCTTCGAAGCAGGATCAAGCAGATCGCTGGGGTCCATGTGACCTGGGGTTATCTTCGGATCTGGGTGAAGCTCCGACGCGAAGGCCATCATGTGAACAAGAAGCGTGTCTACCGTCTATACCGTGAAGAAGGCTTGGCGATGAGCCGGCGGCATAAGCCGCGTCGCCATCGCAGCAGTATGCACCGTCTCGAGCAGACCACCGCAACATGCGCGAACCAGAGTTGGTCGATGGACTTCATGGCCGATGAGCTGTTCGACGGCCGTCGGTTCCGGCTGTTGACGTTAGTGGATGACTTTACGCGTGAGAGTCTGGCGATCGAGATCGGCCAGCGTCTGGGTGGTGTCGAGGTCGCATCGGTTCTAAGTGGTGTCGCCAGGGACCGAGGGGCTCTTCCAGAGAAGATCCGAGTCGACAATGGAAAACTATGAAAGCCGGGTACACCGGGGGATGATCGGACACGTGTCCGACGTGTGCCCCGACCCTTTATCAGGAGACCCGGCGATGCAACTACTGGCGATCGACCTCGGCAAATTCAAGAGTGTGGCGTGCCTCTATCGTGGTGATGATGACACGGAGTTCCGGACGATCGAGACCCGGCCACAGGTGATCCACGATCTGCTGACGGAGTGTGAGCCGGAGCGATTGGTGGTGGAGGTGGGGACAGTGACGGGCTGGGTGCACGACCTGGCGGCGGCTCTGGGGATCGAGGTGCAGGTCGCCAACCCGAATACCGAGGGCTGGCGTTGGCGTCGGGTCAAGCGTAAGACGGACCGAGACGACGCATTGAAGCTCGCTCGGCTATCGGCGGCAGGTCAACTGCCAACGGTGTGGATGCCCAAGCCGCGGGTTCGGCAGTGGCGTTCGCTCATCCACTACCGGCACGCATTGGTGAGCCGGCGGACGGCGATCCGCAACAACATCCGATCGGTGCTGGACGCTCAGGGACTTGGTCTGGCGATGGGCAAGAAGGCGTGGACCGAGGAGGGCATGCTTCGTGTGGCGGAGATCGCCAAGCCGATTGTGTCGTGCTCGGCGGATGAGTTGTGGCGCGGTCAGCTCGATGTCGAGGCGACCTTGCTGGTACAGCTGCAATCGCAGCTCCAAGCGGTTGAAGACAGGCTTGATGCGCTCGCGGCGACCGACGCCCGCACGGCTCGGCTTCGCACGATCCCGGGCGTGGGCCCACGTCTGAGCGAGGCGGTGGTAGCTTGGGTGGACGACCCGGAGCGATTCCGCAATGCCAGGGCCGTGGGCTCGTACGTCGGCCTGGTTCCCCGGCGGCGGCAGTCGGGGACCTACGACCGTTCGGGGCGTGTGACCAAGCAGGGCCCGAGTCTCTTGCGGAAGCTACTGGTGGAGGTGGCTTGGATCATGCGGCAGCACAATCCGCACGCGGAGGCGTTGTTCAGGAAGCTGAGCAAGGGGAGCGGAGCCGGCACAAGCAGGCGATGGTGGCCTTGGCTCGGCGGGTGCTGACCTGGTGCTGGGCGATCTTGCGGGATGGCAGCACGTGGGACCCCGAACGGATCGGGTTGGAAGCGGCCTAGAGCGGTGTTGATCTTAGACCGATGAGGAGCCTTGGTTGATGCGAAGATTGCTACGACCGCGGCGGCAGAGCTCGAGAACTCTGGTGAGCCTTAGCTCGACAACGGAAATGAGCGCCGCCGTGTCGCAAAGTTGAATGGGCCCACCCCCAAACGGTGGTCAACCCGGATAGTGACCTAAACCGATCTCGCTGCATCAAGGCCAACAGACTTAACGGAGAAAAAGCATGAGCTGAATGTTGACAACCCCGGCTTCATAGTGCAGCGAGTTCACGAGCAAGCGGCTGGACCAGTGGGCCTACGAGCAAGGTGTCCGTCTGGACTTCAGTCGGCCAGGAAAACCCACGGATAACGGGCTGATCGAAGCCTTCAACGGTCGTCTGCGTCAAGAGTGCTTGAACGAGAGTTGGTTCCTGAGCCTGGAGGATGCCCGGGAGAAGCTCGAAGCCTGGCGAACTGATTACAATCTCCATCGACCTCATAGCGCGTTGGGCAACCTGGCCCCCAGCGAGTTCGCTTCAACCGGCCAGGCATGCCTGGCCGGTTGAAGCCTCGATCTTCTCGCTTCGCTTGGATCAGAAACTGGTTGCGGGTCAATTATGCCAGAAGTAAGTTTTACACCTGGCACCAAACCCGGGGGGAGGTCAATGCAGGGTGGGCTATTGATATACTAATGGGACTGGAATGGGTATTATTAAAAGAATATTAATCGGTGTCCCGATCGTAGTATTAGTGACTATTCCTATGCACTATACGGCCGACTACTTGTTCCGTGCGCAGGCGTCTCTTTGGGGGGCTTTCGTGAACTCTTTGTCTTACTGTGTACTTGCCGTGATTGCAGTGGAGCTGTATCTCCTATGGCGGGGATCGTCCAATTCTAATGGCCGACCTACTGATCCGCATGACTCCGGATGACCCGCCCTCGGTTGCTGTGTGCGTCGTAACGCTTACCACTGGCTGATCTCCAGGGGTTCCAGAGCTGTCCGTGCGTAGCGGAGGGCGGCTCTGGAACCAAGACCTCCGGTGCCGGCGTGCCGCCCTCGGCCTGACGTAATGCGAACGCGATCTGTTCTTCCGTAAATCTCGACTTCTTCATCCAAATGGCCTTTACAGACAAAGGCCGAATTGTCGCCGAATACGAGCATCAACAATGGATCAGGATCCGAGGAGAGGCGCAGGGCCTAGATTGCGCTATTCTGGGATCAGAGTGACGCAGATAATTCAATCACTGGTGGGCACCTCAGTCCCACGGGAGATCTATTACCTGCCGGGACTTCGACCTCCATTAGGTGAAATCGAAGGCGGGAAGCCGGGATACGGA
Coding sequences within:
- a CDS encoding IS3 family transposase, whose product is MANRTQLKYGVSERRACKVLGHARATQRYQSVADDQAALRSRIKQIAGVHVTWGYLRIWVKLRREGHHVNKKRVYRLYREEGLAMSRRHKPRRHRSSMHRLEQTTATCANQSWSMDFMADELFDGRRFRLLTLVDDFTRESLAIEIGQRLGGVEVASVLSGVARDRGALPEKIRVDNGKL
- a CDS encoding IS110 family RNA-guided transposase codes for the protein MQLLAIDLGKFKSVACLYRGDDDTEFRTIETRPQVIHDLLTECEPERLVVEVGTVTGWVHDLAAALGIEVQVANPNTEGWRWRRVKRKTDRDDALKLARLSAAGQLPTVWMPKPRVRQWRSLIHYRHALVSRRTAIRNNIRSVLDAQGLGLAMGKKAWTEEGMLRVAEIAKPIVSCSADELWRGQLDVEATLLVQLQSQLQAVEDRLDALAATDARTARLRTIPGVGPRLSEAVVAWVDDPERFRNARAVGSYVGLVPRRRQSGTYDRSGRVTKQGPSLLRKLLVEVAWIMRQHNPHAEALFRKLSKGSGAGTSRRWWPWLGGC